CACCACACAGCAATATCAGCTCCTGCTCCTGATTAGCGCTGCTTTGACCCAGCTGAGCCGAGGAGGCAAAGCGACACAGCGCATCAAACAGCGAGGCATTATTGATTATCCCCTCACGCAACAGAGGAGCCGACTGCCCGCTCTGGGCATTTTCCTCATCTGAGACCATTTTCATGACGGCCTGCGGCATATGCACGCTGATAAACTCGACGCACTGGGTGTCAAAGCGCGACGCCTGAATAGTGCCTGGATTATATAAAGTTATCTGGCCACTTTTAACGTATGACTTTTTTCCTGACAGCCAGATCTCCTCAACGCCCGACAGGTTGGCGCTGATAACATATTCTTCATGAAGATGTCTGGGAAAGCCGGACTCGCTGGCTTTAACACGAGAGCACTCAATCCCGTTGCGGCTAAACCATTCTGCGGAGCGTAGTGACAAGGCAGCTGACCTTATGCAGGAAACATCAATATTTATTAATGCGTTATAAAATCACCTACCGGACATCAATTCAACCACCCGTCCGGGTTTTCCGCTTTTGACGAACAGCTTAAGAGAATCGACCAATAGTGGCGGCCCAGGATGCAGCGCGCAATAAAAAAGCCGTAGGCTGTAAAGCTACGGCTTGATCGCTGTGGCCGGGGCGCGTGAAGGCAACGTGCGGCGGCGCGAAGTTTATAGCGCAATGTAAACAGAGTGACGCTGGAGATAGTTATCCATGCTGGTGCGCCACCTCAGCCGGATGAGTCAGCTTCATCATTCGCCTGTTACTGTTTCGTCGCGGCTTCGATAATTCTCAGCGCCGAGTCGAACTGAGCGTCTGGAATGGTCAGAGGATAGAGGAAGCGGATTACGTTGCCATACTGGCCGCAGGTCAGCAGCAGCAGTCCCTGCTCAAGCGCCCGCTTTTGAATTTTTTGCGCCGCGGCGGCGGACGGCTCGCCGGTCTGCGCGTCGCAAAACTCCGCCGCGATCATCGACCCTAAGCCACGTACCTCCGCCAGCTCGGGGCACCATGCCTGGCAATCCCTTAACACCACGCGCAGGCGCTCGCCCAGCGCATCGGCGCGCTGACAAAGCTGTTCGTCTTTAATGATATCCAGCACCGCGTGCGCGCAGGCCACAGCCATAGGATTACCCGCATAGGTGCCGCCCAGACCGCCCGGCGCCGGTGCGTCCATGATCTCTGCTTTGCCCACCACGCCGGAGAGCGGCATACCGCCCGCCAGGCTTTTCGCCATGGTCATCAGATCGGGCTGATGTTGATAGTGATCCATTGCAAATAGCTTGCCGGTGCGGGCAAAGCCGCTCTGCACCTCATCCGCAATCATAACAATGCCGTGCTTATCACAGATGCTGCGGATAGCGGCAATCAGCTCTGGCGGCGCCACATTAAACCCGCCCTCGCCCTGCACCGGCTCAAAGATAATCGCCGCCACCTGCGTCGGCTCAATATCACACTTAAACAGGCGCTCAATGGCGTTGACCGCATCGGCGGTTGTCACCTTATGCAGCCCGGCAGGATAAGGCACATGGAAAACTGAACCGGGGAAAGGGCCGAAACCGATTTTATAGGGCGCGACTTTGCCCGTCAGCGCCATCGTCATATAGGTGCGCCCGTGGAAGCCGCCGCCGAAGGCGATAACGCCTGGACGTCTGGTATGGGCGCGCGCGATTTTTATCGCGTTTTCCACCGCCTCAGCGCCGGTGGAGAAGAAAGCGGTTTTCAGCTCGCCCTTAATCGGCGCGGCGGCGTTAATTTTTTCTGCCAGAGAGATGTAACTCTCGTAAGGCACAATCTGATAGGCGGTATGGGTAAAGGCTTTCAGCTGCTGCTCCATCGCCTGCACCAGCCGGGGATGACGATGGCCGGTATTGAGCACGGCGATGCCCGCGGCAAAATCGATATATTGATTCCCCTCGACATCCGTCAGCGTACTGTTTTCCGCTGAGCTGGCGTAAAAATTACACATTACGCCCACGCCGCGCGGCGTGGCATTCAGTCGACGCTGCTGAAGATCGTTATTACCCATAGTAAGCCCCTTCCGTTCACAATTTATTTAAATATGAGAGACAATCTGTCAGCATTTGGTACCTTATTCGAGAGCCAAATCATTTTATTTGCAGGATCCAAATGCACTCACTTGCCGGGGATGTGATCAGACAGGCATTTTTTAGCGGCACCGAAGAAAAGCTGCATAAGCGTCTCTATACCGCCATCTGTAACGCCATTCTTTCGGGCAACCTGCCCCCCTCCTCGCGTATGCCGCCCACGCGCGATCTGGCCAGTGAGCTGGCGCTGTCGCGCAATACGGTCTTGCGGGTCTATGAGCAGTTACAGGCAGAGGGCTATATTTCGTCCCGGACGGGCAGCGGCACCCTGGTGACGCACAGCGTGCTGGATAATCTTGACTGCCGACCGGCGGTCAAACAAGAGGCGGCGCCAGTCGAGGACGCCTCCCTGCTGTCGGATCGCGGCCTGCAGTTACTGGCGCACGCCAGCGCAAGTCCCAGGCAGTGGGGGGCGTTTTTACCCGGCGTTCCCGATGTTGCGAACTTTCCTCATCGCGTGCTGAAAAAATTCTACGATCGCCAGGCGCGCCAGCTTTCGCCGGCGCTTTTGACCTATGACACCACGGGCGGCTCAGAGGTGCTAAAGGCCGCGCTGACCGACTATCTGCGCACGGCGCGCGGCGTGCAGTGCTCGCCGGATCAGATCCTGATTACCGAGGGGATTCATCAGGCGCTCGATCTGGTGACGCGTTCGCTCTGCAATCCAGGCGACAAAGCCTGGACCGAGGAGCCGGGGTACTGGGGAATTAAAAATATTCTCCGTATGAACGGCGTAGCAATCGTCCCCATGCCGGTGGATGACCAGGGACTGATCCCCGACGCCGGGGTCGACATCCCGCCAAAGCTGATCTTTGTGACCCCCTCTCACCAGTATCCTCTCGGTTCGGTAATGAGCCTGAGCCGCAGGCAGCAGCTGCTGGCGCAGGCGCGCAAAAGCCATAGCTGGATCGTTGAAGATGATTATGACAGCGAGTTTCGCTTCGCCGGCCAGCCGATTCCTGCCTTACAGGGATTAGAGGCCGACAGCCCGGTAATTTATGTCGGCACCTTCAGTAAAACCCTCTACCCCGCACTTCGCCTCGGCTATATGGTGCTGCCTGAGCAGCTCAAAACGCCGCTGAAAAGAATGCATAGCGAGCTTTATCGCGGAGGACATCAGCTGATGCAGGCCGCGCTGGCTGACTTTA
Above is a genomic segment from Pantoea agglomerans containing:
- a CDS encoding PLP-dependent aminotransferase family protein; this translates as MHSLAGDVIRQAFFSGTEEKLHKRLYTAICNAILSGNLPPSSRMPPTRDLASELALSRNTVLRVYEQLQAEGYISSRTGSGTLVTHSVLDNLDCRPAVKQEAAPVEDASLLSDRGLQLLAHASASPRQWGAFLPGVPDVANFPHRVLKKFYDRQARQLSPALLTYDTTGGSEVLKAALTDYLRTARGVQCSPDQILITEGIHQALDLVTRSLCNPGDKAWTEEPGYWGIKNILRMNGVAIVPMPVDDQGLIPDAGVDIPPKLIFVTPSHQYPLGSVMSLSRRQQLLAQARKSHSWIVEDDYDSEFRFAGQPIPALQGLEADSPVIYVGTFSKTLYPALRLGYMVLPEQLKTPLKRMHSELYRGGHQLMQAALADFIREGYYAAHIRKMRQLYSRRRQVLVNLINDLSGSACLGQYNSNAGLHLIMQLPAEVDDVALAQRANRQGILVRPLSSYYAGEKRLSGLLLGFASMEETEIRTQFHRLASLINEPG
- a CDS encoding AraC family transcriptional regulator, producing the protein MSLRSAEWFSRNGIECSRVKASESGFPRHLHEEYVISANLSGVEEIWLSGKKSYVKSGQITLYNPGTIQASRFDTQCVEFISVHMPQAVMKMVSDEENAQSGQSAPLLREGIINNASLFDALCRFASSAQLGQSSANQEQELILLCGELLETPDSPQGSDAQRVGVVIDYLREHLSVKPQLEKLAQIAGLSKYHLVRCFTHHTGLPPLQYHMQLRLNQARELLRRDVHPIDAAIMLGFYDQSHFINAFRKVMGTTPHHYASQVGSGQYKFSIS
- the puuE gene encoding 4-aminobutyrate transaminase — its product is MGNNDLQQRRLNATPRGVGVMCNFYASSAENSTLTDVEGNQYIDFAAGIAVLNTGHRHPRLVQAMEQQLKAFTHTAYQIVPYESYISLAEKINAAAPIKGELKTAFFSTGAEAVENAIKIARAHTRRPGVIAFGGGFHGRTYMTMALTGKVAPYKIGFGPFPGSVFHVPYPAGLHKVTTADAVNAIERLFKCDIEPTQVAAIIFEPVQGEGGFNVAPPELIAAIRSICDKHGIVMIADEVQSGFARTGKLFAMDHYQHQPDLMTMAKSLAGGMPLSGVVGKAEIMDAPAPGGLGGTYAGNPMAVACAHAVLDIIKDEQLCQRADALGERLRVVLRDCQAWCPELAEVRGLGSMIAAEFCDAQTGEPSAAAAQKIQKRALEQGLLLLTCGQYGNVIRFLYPLTIPDAQFDSALRIIEAATKQ